A stretch of Methanobrevibacter sp. YE315 DNA encodes these proteins:
- a CDS encoding TrmJ/YjtD family RNA methyltransferase: protein MIKIGDAAVSEQQVVETTSMSSPEKKEESDSEKKSTSTKKAASTKQSRGTARSKIVREQEEKEVSLFKENIYIVFVECETPGNIGFLARTMANFGLKNLVLINPPTLTNEAYYQATHGKYIVEEAKIFPTLDDFYQAQRIDFKVASTGMAGGSYNLSRIPLRPEELGESMNVSNKIAILFGREGDGLTNKEIEDCDICVSIPTDPTYPIMNISHAAAIIFYELFKNKHDYGVQGLEESSELEKDYLIRDMRDLINSLDIPDHKKRNGLKTFNNIISRAFITAREAHTFKGILRRLKNKIGEQ from the coding sequence TTGATTAAAATAGGAGATGCTGCTGTAAGTGAACAACAAGTGGTTGAAACCACTTCAATGAGTTCACCTGAAAAAAAGGAAGAAAGTGACTCTGAGAAAAAATCAACTTCCACAAAAAAAGCGGCATCCACAAAACAATCCAGAGGAACTGCAAGATCAAAGATTGTAAGAGAACAGGAAGAAAAAGAGGTCAGCCTTTTTAAGGAAAACATCTACATTGTTTTTGTTGAATGTGAAACTCCTGGAAACATCGGTTTTCTTGCAAGAACCATGGCAAACTTCGGATTGAAAAATTTAGTATTAATCAATCCCCCTACATTAACAAATGAAGCATATTATCAGGCTACACATGGAAAGTACATTGTTGAAGAGGCAAAAATATTTCCGACATTGGATGATTTCTACCAGGCCCAAAGAATTGATTTTAAGGTTGCTTCAACCGGAATGGCTGGAGGAAGCTATAACCTTTCAAGAATCCCCCTTAGACCTGAGGAACTTGGTGAATCAATGAACGTTTCAAATAAAATAGCTATTCTGTTTGGAAGAGAGGGTGATGGACTTACAAATAAGGAAATCGAAGACTGCGACATTTGCGTTTCAATTCCAACAGACCCAACATATCCGATTATGAACATCTCACATGCAGCCGCGATAATATTTTATGAATTATTTAAAAACAAGCACGATTATGGAGTTCAAGGACTTGAAGAAAGCAGCGAATTAGAAAAAGATTATCTGATAAGAGATATGCGTGATTTGATTAACAGTTTAGACATTCCAGACCATAAAAAAAGAAATGGTCTTAAAACTTTCAACAATATTATTTCAAGAGCTTTCATAACAGCAAGAGAAGCACATACCTTTAAAGGTATATTAAGACGATTAAAAAACAAGATTGGTGAACAATGA
- a CDS encoding DUF362 domain-containing protein: protein MKRPRIVDFSRFILKYIFNWRFRIAEFTKKSKIYKGIIDFTLFKDDEIVVIPNTININKKIESEGSEFLPTEIIKEVIKRSDDIVIMNSCLCRTSNNCQDYPQDLGCIFLGPTAKKIPKHIGNKATVEEALAQVDKADEAGLSHIIGRNKIDTVWMNVHPGKGLLTICHCCPCCCLWKVYPNLDTDISDKLEKLEGVEVKLHEDKCRLCKKCLDEVCMFDAIHLEDNKIRINYDNCKGCGLCVNTCNFDAISIDYSDEAIDNVVNRIDNLIEIK, encoded by the coding sequence ATGAAAAGGCCTAGAATAGTGGATTTCAGTAGATTTATCCTAAAATACATCTTCAATTGGAGATTCAGAATAGCTGAATTTACTAAGAAGTCAAAAATATATAAAGGAATAATTGATTTTACATTATTTAAAGATGATGAAATAGTTGTTATACCAAATACAATAAATATAAATAAAAAAATCGAATCCGAAGGCTCCGAATTCCTGCCTACAGAAATAATCAAGGAAGTAATAAAACGTAGTGATGATATTGTGATTATGAATTCCTGTCTTTGCAGGACTTCAAATAACTGCCAGGATTATCCTCAAGACCTTGGATGCATTTTCCTTGGACCAACAGCCAAAAAAATCCCAAAACATATCGGTAACAAGGCAACTGTAGAAGAAGCTTTAGCCCAAGTCGACAAAGCCGATGAAGCCGGTTTGAGCCACATCATTGGAAGAAATAAGATTGATACCGTCTGGATGAATGTGCACCCCGGAAAAGGGCTTTTAACCATCTGTCACTGCTGTCCATGTTGTTGTTTGTGGAAAGTCTATCCGAACCTAGATACTGACATTAGCGACAAACTAGAAAAGCTTGAAGGCGTTGAAGTAAAACTCCATGAAGACAAATGCAGATTGTGTAAAAAATGTTTAGATGAAGTTTGTATGTTTGACGCTATTCATTTAGAAGATAATAAAATCAGAATCAATTACGATAATTGTAAAGGCTGCGGCCTTTGCGTTAATACATGTAACTTTGATGCTATTTCAATTGACTACAGTGATGAAGCTATTGATAATGTAGTCAATAGAATAGATAATTTAATTGAAATTAAATAA
- a CDS encoding indolepyruvate oxidoreductase subunit beta, translating to MDNRYCIYICGVGGQGIIKTSTIIGEAAMNQGLDVVMSEIHGMSQRGGSVSTELKIGGYNSSIIPKQGADMLLSFEPIETIRGLDKVNSETKIVYNTHPIIPSSSNKAYPNVDSITKTLKENFKHVLPIDGTELAMDAGSVLALNMVLLGAVTADEKFPLTKESVIDAMKNNLKPKFHEMNLKAIESGYKSIKG from the coding sequence ATGGATAATCGTTATTGTATTTACATATGCGGTGTTGGAGGTCAAGGAATCATTAAGACCTCAACAATAATTGGTGAAGCCGCAATGAATCAGGGACTTGATGTTGTTATGAGTGAAATTCATGGAATGTCTCAAAGAGGAGGATCTGTTTCCACAGAACTTAAAATTGGAGGATACAATTCTTCAATCATTCCAAAACAAGGTGCAGATATGCTACTTTCCTTTGAACCGATAGAAACAATCAGAGGTTTGGATAAGGTAAATAGTGAAACCAAAATTGTTTATAACACTCATCCGATAATACCATCCTCATCTAATAAGGCTTATCCTAACGTGGACAGCATAACTAAAACTTTAAAAGAGAATTTTAAACATGTGCTTCCGATTGACGGTACTGAATTAGCTATGGATGCTGGAAGCGTATTGGCCTTGAATATGGTTCTTTTGGGTGCAGTTACCGCTGATGAGAAATTCCCATTGACAAAAGAATCAGTCATCGATGCAATGAAAAATAATCTAAAACCTAAATTCCACGAGATGAATTTAAAAGCTATCGAAAGTGGGTACAAATCTATTAAAGGTTAA
- the glyS gene encoding glycine--tRNA ligase has protein sequence MNHDKMTNISAKRGFLWPSFEIYSGVSGFTDYGPLGASLKNNIMQKWRKQYVSGEGFYEIEGPTVMPKEVLKASGHVDNFTDPMCKCENCGEVFRADHIIEDAIGEDVESLENEELDQIVIDNNIKCPECEGTLSKIWNYNLMFKTEIGAKGDKVGYMRPETAQGIFILFKRLERFFRGKLPFGAVQLGKAYRNEISPRQGVIRLREFTQAEAEIFLNPKDKTHPKFAQIENEVLRLNSQEVQENNLEPLEITAREALDKGIVANEMLIYQLYLARKFLTEIGIPEEVLRFRQHLAGEMAHYALDCWDVEVKTDKYGWVEIIGIADRGDYDLTSHSKFSNEELNVFVEYDEPKKVQKTIVKPNLSKFGPIFKGDSPKVKQAIENADIDDIKAALESDGKFTVELDKTYEVSEDLLIFEDVEEEITGEKIVPHVIEPSFGIDRITYSVLLHSFAETEEKDYFKFDKSIAPVQLGIFPLVNKEGPREIAIDLTEELRMAGFTVEYDATGTIGKRYARADEIGVPLAITVDFDTLEDNQVTVRDRDTEAQERIPIAELKDYLENYYK, from the coding sequence ATGAATCATGATAAAATGACAAATATTAGTGCAAAAAGAGGTTTTTTATGGCCATCCTTTGAAATTTACTCAGGAGTATCCGGTTTTACAGATTACGGCCCTCTTGGAGCTAGCCTAAAAAACAACATCATGCAAAAATGGAGAAAACAATATGTCTCCGGTGAAGGATTTTATGAAATCGAAGGCCCGACAGTAATGCCAAAAGAAGTATTAAAGGCATCAGGACATGTTGATAACTTTACAGACCCAATGTGTAAATGTGAAAACTGTGGAGAAGTGTTTAGGGCAGACCACATTATTGAAGATGCTATTGGTGAAGATGTGGAAAGCCTTGAAAATGAAGAGCTTGACCAAATTGTTATTGACAACAATATCAAATGTCCTGAGTGTGAAGGCACATTATCAAAAATCTGGAACTACAACCTAATGTTTAAAACAGAAATCGGTGCAAAAGGAGATAAAGTAGGGTACATGAGACCTGAAACCGCACAGGGGATCTTCATTTTATTCAAACGTTTGGAAAGATTTTTCAGAGGAAAATTGCCATTTGGTGCAGTTCAGCTTGGAAAAGCTTACAGAAATGAAATATCACCAAGACAAGGAGTTATCAGACTCAGGGAATTCACACAAGCGGAAGCTGAAATCTTCTTAAACCCTAAAGACAAAACCCATCCTAAATTTGCACAGATTGAAAATGAAGTATTGCGCTTGAATTCACAGGAAGTTCAGGAAAACAATCTAGAGCCTTTGGAAATCACTGCACGCGAAGCGCTTGACAAAGGAATCGTGGCTAATGAAATGTTAATTTATCAGTTATATTTAGCCCGAAAGTTTTTAACTGAAATTGGAATCCCTGAAGAGGTTTTAAGATTCAGACAACACTTGGCAGGTGAAATGGCTCACTATGCACTCGACTGCTGGGACGTTGAAGTCAAAACCGACAAATACGGTTGGGTTGAAATCATCGGAATCGCTGACAGAGGAGATTACGATTTGACATCACATTCCAAATTCAGTAACGAAGAGTTAAACGTGTTCGTGGAATATGATGAACCTAAAAAAGTTCAAAAGACTATAGTTAAACCTAACTTGTCAAAATTCGGACCAATATTTAAAGGGGATTCTCCTAAAGTAAAACAAGCAATCGAAAATGCAGATATTGACGATATCAAAGCGGCACTTGAAAGTGATGGAAAATTCACCGTCGAACTGGATAAGACCTACGAAGTGAGCGAAGATTTGCTTATATTTGAGGATGTTGAAGAGGAAATCACAGGTGAAAAAATAGTTCCTCATGTTATTGAACCTTCTTTCGGTATTGACCGTATCACCTACTCCGTATTACTCCATTCATTTGCCGAAACCGAAGAAAAGGACTACTTCAAATTCGACAAGTCAATTGCACCTGTTCAGCTTGGAATCTTCCCTCTTGTCAACAAGGAAGGCCCTCGTGAAATCGCCATAGACTTGACAGAAGAGTTAAGGATGGCCGGTTTTACCGTTGAATATGATGCAACCGGAACAATCGGAAAAAGATATGCTAGAGCTGATGAGATAGGTGTGCCATTAGCGATAACCGTTGACTTTGACACTTTAGAAGACAATCAGGTAACCGTCAGAGACAGAGACACCGAAGCTCAGGAAAGAATTCCAATAGCTGAATTAAAGGATTATCTTGAAAATTATTATAAATGA
- the iorA gene encoding indolepyruvate ferredoxin oxidoreductase subunit alpha gives MNLKELVTGVPGEKQFLLGNEAAVRGVIEAGVSIAATYPGTPSSEIGNVLSVLAKDANIYFEFSTNEKVAMEVAACAAASGLRSFTFMKHVGMNVASDSFMTTAYTGVNGGMVILSADDPSLFSSQNEQDTRNFAKLANVPILEPSNCQEVKDMVKYAFDLSEQFNIPVIVRTTTRVSHMRGVVEFGEVKDNSSNGDNHWKRGHFNKDPSKYVPVPAFAGSMHVRLWDKIHKIEEITNKSELNTEIKLTENKKYGVIASSSAYNYAHDVIKFNELDVNILKLGFSYPFPQNKVAEFLSDIDEVFIVEEVDPIIERDTLACIGANGLNVQVHGKLDGTFPLYHEFNSDVVGDGLNKILNFKEETGIDYSSNLEKLSEDIPSRAPVLCAGCPHRAMYYGINIAIEELGMKASDVIFASDIGCYTLGINPPYNAADYLLSMGSSVGDGCGFSVSTDQKVASFIGDSTFFHSGISPLINAVHNKHNFVLTVLDNRITAMTGGQPNPGIPVDGMGDEAPEVSIRKLALACGCDYVRVINPFNLDQVVKTYKEAFERNDTAVIISKAPCTLIKGLTKKPPVNFIEGNCNKCDKCVSELACPAISKIDGKITIDKSQCDGCNVCIQVCKYGALEAGR, from the coding sequence ATGAATTTAAAAGAGTTAGTCACAGGAGTGCCTGGTGAAAAACAATTTTTGCTGGGTAATGAAGCTGCCGTAAGAGGAGTTATAGAAGCAGGCGTTTCTATTGCAGCTACATATCCGGGAACTCCTTCATCAGAAATTGGAAACGTATTATCCGTATTGGCTAAAGATGCTAATATTTATTTTGAATTTTCTACTAATGAAAAAGTCGCAATGGAGGTTGCAGCTTGTGCAGCAGCTTCAGGTCTTAGGTCATTTACATTCATGAAGCATGTTGGTATGAATGTAGCTAGCGACTCTTTCATGACAACAGCATATACCGGCGTTAATGGCGGAATGGTTATTTTGTCAGCTGATGACCCGTCACTTTTCTCATCCCAAAATGAGCAAGACACCCGTAATTTTGCAAAATTGGCAAATGTGCCTATTTTAGAACCATCTAACTGTCAAGAAGTCAAAGACATGGTTAAATACGCATTTGACTTATCAGAACAATTCAATATACCAGTCATTGTCAGAACTACTACTCGCGTATCTCACATGAGAGGGGTTGTCGAATTTGGAGAAGTAAAGGATAACTCATCAAATGGCGATAATCACTGGAAAAGAGGTCATTTCAACAAAGACCCATCAAAATATGTTCCAGTTCCGGCATTTGCGGGAAGCATGCACGTAAGACTTTGGGATAAAATCCATAAAATTGAAGAGATTACCAATAAAAGTGAATTGAACACAGAAATTAAACTAACAGAAAATAAAAAATACGGTGTAATCGCTTCAAGCAGCGCCTATAATTATGCTCATGACGTAATAAAATTCAATGAATTGGATGTCAATATTTTAAAATTAGGATTTTCATATCCTTTCCCACAAAATAAGGTCGCCGAATTCCTAAGTGACATAGATGAAGTATTCATAGTTGAGGAAGTTGATCCAATCATCGAAAGGGATACACTGGCCTGCATTGGAGCAAACGGGCTCAATGTTCAAGTCCACGGTAAACTGGATGGGACTTTCCCTCTTTATCATGAATTCAATTCCGATGTTGTTGGCGATGGACTTAACAAAATCTTGAACTTTAAAGAAGAAACTGGTATTGATTACTCTTCCAATCTGGAAAAATTAAGTGAAGATATCCCATCAAGAGCACCTGTTTTATGTGCAGGATGCCCTCACAGGGCAATGTATTACGGAATCAACATTGCAATCGAAGAATTAGGCATGAAAGCTTCCGATGTAATATTCGCTTCAGATATAGGATGTTATACATTAGGAATCAACCCACCATACAATGCTGCTGATTACCTGCTGTCTATGGGTTCAAGCGTAGGAGATGGATGCGGATTTTCCGTTTCAACAGACCAGAAGGTAGCCAGTTTCATTGGAGACTCCACATTTTTCCACAGCGGAATTTCACCGTTAATCAATGCAGTGCACAATAAGCATAACTTTGTTCTAACAGTGCTTGACAATAGGATTACTGCCATGACCGGCGGTCAGCCAAACCCTGGAATTCCTGTTGATGGAATGGGAGACGAGGCTCCAGAGGTTTCAATCCGTAAATTGGCTCTGGCCTGCGGATGTGATTATGTGCGTGTAATCAATCCATTCAATCTGGATCAGGTCGTTAAAACTTATAAAGAGGCATTTGAAAGAAATGACACTGCAGTCATTATTTCAAAGGCACCATGTACCCTTATTAAAGGCTTAACCAAAAAGCCTCCGGTCAACTTCATTGAAGGAAATTGTAATAAGTGTGATAAATGTGTAAGCGAACTTGCTTGTCCGGCCATTTCAAAAATCGATGGAAAAATCACCATTGACAAATCACAATGTGACGGATGTAATGTTTGTATTCAAGTTTGCAAATATGGCGCTTTAGAGGCAGGTAGGTGA
- the dcd gene encoding dCTP deaminase — MAILSDKTIREYLEEGKLGIEPLLDEKQIQPSSVDMRLGDEFKVFKVIRKPFIDPKDEEEIASYMEATTVEKGEAFIIHPNEFALATTLEYVKIPDDLVARVEGRSSMGRLGVTMHVTAGFIDPGFEGKITLEISNIGAMPVALYPGQRVCQIVFETMTTPSEIPYGHPDRNSKYMGQTRPESSRVKLDYELNK, encoded by the coding sequence ATGGCAATTTTAAGTGATAAGACTATAAGAGAATATTTGGAAGAAGGTAAACTTGGTATTGAACCTCTTTTAGATGAAAAACAGATTCAACCATCTTCAGTTGATATGAGATTAGGAGATGAGTTTAAAGTTTTTAAAGTTATTAGAAAACCTTTTATTGATCCTAAAGATGAAGAGGAAATCGCATCTTATATGGAAGCAACTACCGTTGAAAAAGGTGAAGCATTTATAATCCATCCGAATGAATTTGCATTGGCAACCACCTTGGAGTATGTTAAAATACCTGATGATCTGGTTGCAAGAGTGGAAGGACGTTCAAGTATGGGCAGATTAGGTGTTACAATGCACGTTACAGCAGGTTTCATCGACCCGGGTTTTGAAGGAAAAATCACATTGGAGATATCAAATATCGGTGCGATGCCGGTAGCTTTATATCCTGGTCAAAGAGTATGCCAGATTGTATTCGAAACAATGACAACACCATCAGAAATACCATACGGACACCCCGATAGAAATAGTAAATATATGGGTCAAACTCGCCCAGAAAGCAGTAGAGTTAAGTTAGATTATGAATTAAATAAATAA
- a CDS encoding phenylacetate--CoA ligase family protein, whose protein sequence is MFWNEKAECMGKEEKEELQLKRLQETVKLAYENVEFYKKRFDEAGIKPEDIKTLKDIEKIPFTTKSDLREAYPLGLLAVPREEIVEVHASSGTTGKPTVTAYTQNDLDIWGECIARGLKMAGAEKEYIIQNAYGYGLFTGGFGIHHGGNKMGAITIPISAGNTQRQLDTMIDFQSDILTCTPSYAMYLGESREKAGISLEDINLKAGIHGAEMWTDEMRKRIEASLGIKTYNIYGLTEVMGPGVAQECEYQNGMHIQDDQFYPEIINPENGETLDYGEKGELVLTSLTKTGMPIIRFRTKDLTSLIGEKCECGRTTVRMTRITGRSDDMLKIKGVMVFPSQIEKALLKIKGISPNYMIHVTRPDILDEVEVKVEASKELFFDEMKEMEKVEKQIQASIRSETGLRVDVTICEPESLPRSEGKAVRVIDERNFE, encoded by the coding sequence ATGTTTTGGAATGAAAAGGCAGAATGTATGGGAAAAGAAGAAAAAGAAGAACTGCAACTAAAAAGACTACAAGAAACAGTAAAACTAGCATACGAAAATGTCGAATTTTACAAAAAAAGATTTGATGAAGCTGGAATAAAACCAGAGGATATCAAAACTTTAAAGGATATTGAAAAAATACCGTTTACAACAAAAAGCGATTTAAGAGAAGCTTACCCATTAGGATTACTTGCGGTTCCCCGTGAAGAAATTGTCGAAGTGCACGCTTCATCAGGAACAACAGGGAAACCAACAGTGACCGCATACACACAAAATGATTTGGATATATGGGGAGAATGCATTGCACGCGGACTTAAAATGGCCGGTGCCGAAAAAGAATACATTATCCAAAATGCTTACGGATATGGTTTATTCACTGGAGGTTTTGGAATCCACCATGGTGGAAATAAGATGGGCGCTATCACAATCCCTATATCAGCAGGAAACACACAAAGACAACTCGATACAATGATCGACTTCCAAAGTGATATTTTAACCTGCACTCCTTCTTATGCAATGTATTTAGGAGAATCAAGAGAAAAAGCCGGAATTTCCCTTGAAGACATTAACCTAAAAGCAGGAATCCACGGAGCAGAAATGTGGACCGATGAGATGAGAAAAAGAATTGAAGCATCTTTAGGAATTAAAACCTATAACATTTATGGTTTAACCGAAGTTATGGGGCCGGGAGTAGCTCAAGAATGCGAATACCAAAATGGAATGCACATCCAAGATGACCAGTTCTATCCAGAAATTATCAATCCGGAAAACGGCGAAACCTTAGATTACGGTGAAAAAGGAGAACTCGTTTTAACTTCCCTAACCAAAACTGGAATGCCTATTATAAGATTTAGAACAAAAGATTTGACTTCACTTATTGGTGAAAAATGTGAATGTGGAAGAACAACCGTTAGAATGACCAGAATCACCGGTAGAAGCGACGATATGCTAAAAATCAAAGGTGTTATGGTGTTCCCATCCCAAATTGAAAAAGCATTGCTTAAAATTAAGGGAATTAGTCCTAATTACATGATTCACGTTACCAGACCAGACATTTTGGATGAAGTTGAAGTTAAAGTTGAAGCGTCTAAAGAATTATTCTTCGATGAAATGAAGGAAATGGAAAAAGTAGAAAAACAAATCCAAGCATCAATAAGATCAGAAACAGGCCTTAGAGTAGATGTGACAATCTGTGAACCAGAATCACTTCCAAGAAGTGAAGGAAAAGCCGTTCGTGTAATTGATGAGAGGAATTTTGAATAG
- a CDS encoding winged helix-turn-helix domain-containing protein, which yields MEENKNYLESYESVSKEVKYLTNSLVRLKLLATLYEQPLNMKDINSTTGLSYSSISSNMHDLELDGYVYRHANKYFLSNSAKLQIDNVLELNYVIMLLNEFFNILDKHLVDMIPNQSIAEFYLLGKANLIESDGVDVYRIYKYIADVLNAADSAKCVLPFYHEVLNEKLNDLVCKKKEVEIIISDLLVDIFKEKSKVNSLLSFKGENNFLLIVTNQMMILGLFKEDGFFDQNRLLTSKNQDSINWANNLYENFKNEKINEF from the coding sequence GTGGAAGAAAATAAAAACTATTTAGAAAGCTACGAATCAGTTTCGAAAGAAGTAAAGTACCTGACAAATTCGTTGGTAAGGTTGAAGCTATTGGCAACACTTTATGAGCAGCCTTTAAACATGAAGGATATAAACAGCACCACCGGCCTTAGCTACAGTTCCATTTCAAGCAACATGCACGATTTGGAATTGGACGGCTACGTATACAGGCATGCAAACAAATATTTCTTATCAAATTCCGCAAAATTGCAGATTGACAATGTTCTCGAGCTGAATTATGTCATCATGTTGTTAAATGAATTTTTCAATATTCTCGATAAGCATCTGGTTGACATGATTCCGAACCAGTCAATTGCGGAGTTCTATCTTCTTGGAAAAGCGAATTTAATAGAATCGGATGGTGTGGACGTATACAGGATATATAAATATATCGCAGATGTTTTAAATGCGGCAGACTCAGCAAAATGCGTACTGCCATTTTATCATGAAGTTTTAAATGAAAAGTTGAATGATTTGGTATGTAAAAAGAAAGAAGTTGAGATAATCATATCCGATTTGCTGGTTGATATATTTAAAGAAAAGTCTAAAGTCAATAGCTTATTGTCCTTTAAGGGAGAAAATAATTTTTTGCTGATTGTCACAAATCAAATGATGATATTGGGTTTATTCAAGGAGGATGGTTTCTTTGATCAGAATAGGTTATTGACATCCAAAAATCAGGATTCAATCAATTGGGCAAATAACCTATATGAAAATTTTAAAAATGAGAAGATAAATGAGTTTTAA
- a CDS encoding amino acid-binding protein, whose product MAVKQISIFIENKEGRLKKAINTLAQENINIRALSIADTTKYGILRLIVSDNEKAIEALEKDGFIVKENDVIILAIPDKPNGLNSTLEVFDEKGINLEYLYAFVSNKTDEAIVVMRLEDMEKAIEALKDSDVKILDDKDIKEL is encoded by the coding sequence ATGGCAGTTAAACAAATATCAATTTTCATAGAAAACAAAGAAGGAAGGCTTAAAAAAGCCATAAATACATTAGCACAAGAAAATATTAATATTCGTGCTCTTTCAATAGCTGACACTACAAAATACGGAATTTTAAGATTGATTGTTTCCGATAATGAAAAGGCAATAGAAGCACTTGAAAAAGATGGTTTTATTGTTAAAGAAAATGATGTCATTATTTTAGCAATCCCAGACAAACCTAATGGATTAAATTCAACATTAGAAGTCTTTGATGAAAAAGGCATTAATTTAGAATACTTATATGCATTTGTAAGTAATAAAACTGATGAAGCCATTGTTGTCATGAGATTGGAAGATATGGAAAAAGCTATCGAAGCTCTCAAAGATAGTGATGTTAAAATTTTAGATGATAAAGACATAAAAGAACTATAG
- the tfrB gene encoding fumarate reductase (CoM/CoB) subunit TfrB: MIKVYVSRFNSELDTEPHLECYEIEQTPHMKVLDALQAINEKYDADISFRSSCRAGQCGSCGVLFNGNGALACQKEIKDGAIIEPLKFPVIKDLIVDKSSIEAKVKDLQLSLQCDHKRDALDTSMTKEDTKETKKVRSCIECYSCLSSCPVVNIATEEFGGPYLMRYIDKFETDPRDKFDRLKEALDEGLYNCTSCGKCLAVCPKNINTFGDAIEKMRAIAVANGSGPLPQHVAFKENILETGRSVKTDKPTFIEEAENNTGSKIAFFTGCMVDYKFPETGHKLVKILKENGIDIDVPEGQVCCGSPLLRTGQTDIVQDLVDKNKEVFKDYDTVITICSGCGATLKNNHPQFGSQLNVMDISEFLVDKLDEEKLNEVKMTVTYHDPCHLGRGQGIKDAPREIIEKIPGIEFKEMLYPCQCCGAGGGIKSGKPEIAMDLSKSKAEMIKDTGADAVITICPFCQLNIQDGLNEIGCDDVKCMHILELLDKAYE; encoded by the coding sequence ATGATTAAAGTTTATGTTTCAAGATTTAATAGTGAACTGGACACAGAACCTCACTTAGAGTGTTATGAAATCGAACAGACACCTCATATGAAAGTTCTTGACGCCCTGCAAGCTATTAATGAAAAATATGATGCTGACATTAGTTTTAGAAGCTCATGTAGGGCAGGTCAATGCGGATCCTGCGGTGTTTTATTTAATGGAAACGGAGCTCTTGCCTGTCAAAAAGAGATTAAGGACGGAGCCATAATAGAGCCCCTTAAATTCCCGGTCATAAAAGATTTAATTGTTGATAAGTCAAGTATTGAGGCAAAAGTAAAAGATTTGCAGTTGTCCCTTCAATGCGACCATAAACGTGACGCTTTGGACACAAGCATGACCAAGGAAGACACCAAAGAAACTAAAAAAGTGAGAAGCTGTATCGAATGTTATTCCTGCCTTTCATCATGCCCTGTTGTCAATATCGCAACAGAGGAATTCGGCGGCCCATATCTGATGAGATACATCGACAAATTCGAAACCGATCCAAGAGACAAATTTGACAGACTTAAAGAGGCGTTGGATGAAGGATTATACAACTGTACCAGCTGCGGCAAATGTCTGGCTGTTTGTCCTAAAAACATCAATACTTTCGGCGATGCAATAGAAAAAATGAGAGCGATTGCCGTTGCAAACGGTTCCGGACCGCTTCCACAACATGTTGCATTCAAGGAAAACATTTTAGAAACCGGAAGGTCTGTAAAAACCGACAAGCCAACATTTATCGAAGAGGCTGAAAACAATACCGGTTCAAAAATAGCTTTCTTTACAGGATGCATGGTAGATTATAAATTCCCTGAGACAGGTCATAAATTAGTTAAAATCCTAAAGGAAAATGGAATTGACATTGATGTTCCTGAAGGACAGGTATGCTGCGGATCTCCACTATTGAGAACCGGTCAAACCGACATCGTTCAGGACCTTGTTGATAAAAACAAAGAAGTCTTTAAAGATTATGATACTGTAATTACAATCTGTTCCGGCTGCGGAGCCACATTGAAAAATAATCATCCGCAATTTGGTTCACAACTAAATGTAATGGACATCAGTGAGTTTTTAGTAGATAAGCTTGATGAAGAAAAACTCAATGAAGTTAAAATGACTGTTACATACCATGACCCATGCCATTTGGGCAGAGGACAAGGCATCAAGGATGCGCCAAGAGAGATTATTGAAAAGATACCTGGCATTGAATTTAAAGAGATGCTTTATCCTTGCCAATGCTGCGGTGCTGGTGGTGGAATAAAATCCGGAAAACCTGAAATTGCGATGGATTTATCTAAATCAAAAGCGGAAATGATTAAAGATACTGGCGCTGACGCTGTGATTACAATATGCCCATTCTGTCAACTGAATATACAGGATGGTTTAAATGAAATAGGATGTGATGATGTAAAATGCATGCACATTCTGGAATTATTAGACAAAGCTTACGAATAA